The following are encoded in a window of Geobacter metallireducens GS-15 genomic DNA:
- the tilS gene encoding tRNA lysidine(34) synthetase TilS produces MRASRSEPVRSVHAKVLAFSTEHSLFTPGDTVVVAVSGGADSVALLDILISLSDLRLNLVVAHLNHSLRGAESDGDERFVADLAASRGLPFAGEKADVRALSIRERLSLEDAGRRARYEFFDRVATQYGARSVALAHHADDQAETLLLRLLRGAGVTGLSAMAPRRDGRFVRPLLTLSRSEIEGYLHGRGLRFRIDSSNADTAFLRNRIRHELIPHLVRFNPEISRRLAVTADLLAVDEEVLETVADEALKRTAREHSGEGVILDVAGLLREPRGVRYRIYRRAVALAMGTLRGLSYKHVLQIDGLVRSPKPNLHIPVPGGVGVVRAYGLVTFKAAGVAGIEWEDELIIEGPGCYPLPDGGEMVIDVVSPPADLVTLPSERACFDLDCAPFPWVVRGFRPGDRINPLGMTGTKKVKDIFIDEKVPRERRRLVPLVFSNSELVWVCGYRTGHHARVTEKTVCTVLAEVRTSTGIALK; encoded by the coding sequence ATGAGAGCTTCCAGGAGTGAGCCGGTGAGATCGGTCCACGCAAAAGTCCTTGCCTTTTCCACTGAGCATTCCCTTTTCACTCCCGGTGATACGGTTGTTGTTGCCGTTTCCGGCGGTGCCGACTCTGTTGCCCTTCTCGATATCCTCATCTCATTGTCAGACCTCCGTTTGAACCTTGTCGTCGCCCACTTGAACCATTCTCTGCGTGGCGCCGAGTCTGACGGAGACGAGCGCTTTGTCGCCGACCTCGCCGCCTCCCGCGGCCTTCCTTTCGCAGGTGAAAAAGCTGACGTGCGGGCCTTGAGTATCCGGGAGCGCCTCTCCCTGGAGGATGCTGGTCGCCGTGCCCGTTATGAATTCTTCGACCGGGTAGCGACGCAGTACGGCGCCCGCTCCGTGGCCCTTGCCCACCATGCCGACGACCAGGCCGAGACCCTGCTGCTGAGGCTTCTTCGAGGGGCTGGCGTCACGGGGCTTTCTGCCATGGCCCCCCGCAGGGACGGGCGGTTCGTGCGTCCGCTCCTCACGCTCTCACGGTCCGAGATTGAAGGGTACCTCCATGGCCGGGGGCTTCGCTTCCGTATCGACTCATCCAACGCTGACACGGCCTTTCTCCGTAATCGCATCCGTCACGAGCTCATCCCCCATCTCGTTCGTTTTAATCCTGAGATTTCCCGACGCCTCGCGGTGACTGCCGATCTTCTTGCCGTAGATGAGGAGGTGCTTGAAACCGTTGCTGACGAGGCTCTGAAGCGGACTGCACGGGAGCACTCCGGTGAAGGCGTGATTCTTGACGTGGCCGGGTTGCTCCGTGAGCCACGGGGAGTGCGCTACCGTATCTACCGCCGGGCCGTTGCCCTCGCAATGGGAACGTTACGGGGGCTTAGCTACAAACACGTACTGCAGATAGATGGTCTTGTCCGATCACCAAAACCGAACCTCCATATCCCTGTACCGGGAGGGGTAGGGGTTGTTCGTGCTTACGGACTCGTAACATTCAAGGCGGCGGGAGTTGCCGGTATTGAGTGGGAAGATGAACTCATCATCGAGGGGCCGGGATGTTATCCGCTGCCCGATGGTGGGGAGATGGTGATTGATGTCGTTTCGCCCCCCGCGGATTTGGTAACGCTCCCTTCGGAGCGGGCATGCTTTGACCTTGATTGCGCGCCGTTTCCCTGGGTGGTGAGAGGGTTTCGCCCCGGCGACCGGATCAACCCCCTCGGAATGACGGGGACCAAGAAGGTCAAGGATATCTTCATCGACGAGAAAGTCCCGCGGGAACGCCGGCGGCTCGTTCCCCTGGTTTTCAGCAACAGTGAACTTGTCTGGGTCTGCGGGTACCGTACCGGCCACCATGCCCGTGTCACTGAAAAGACTGTATGCACCGTGCTCGCAGAGGTCCGAACCAGCACGGGAATTGCCCTTAAATGA
- the recB gene encoding exodeoxyribonuclease V subunit beta: METYNNLTIDLSGRNLIEASAGTGKTYAIACLYLRLVVERGLKPEEILVVTFTEAATKELRSRIRERLREARDVFAGAGTTDDFLLKMGDTNRKEWPGTEEALRRLDLALRTFDCAAISTIHGFCSRALQENAFESGSLYDTELLADQNPLIQEIVDDFWRQSFFGAEAPLLPHALRLKWSPEGLARFLRGKLGNPELLVVPLYGDDEVAALVSECEALYGELTRMWESRRGEIEEIIATHKGLRRAQKNYHPDLVPGLLEGMADYTASGNPWDLCPGFEKFTTAYIQGQALQKNEPPEHPFFDLCDRLFRIVEKRFLALKGSLFTFARERLSLLKAERAVRSYDDLLTDLYRALQGPTGADLADRLASRYRAALIDEFQDTDPVQYRIFREIYLDAATPLFLIGDPKQAIYSFRGADIFAYLEARNDVPAENRFTMGENWRSTPSMVEGINALFRQKRETPFVVEAIGYPEVTAAKREEPLLLDGRDPAPLQLWFMARTPEDGAGISMGPARERIVMAVGAEIAGLLADGREGRATIDGRGVVPEDIAVIVRSHKEAALVQEGLRGLGIPSVVQSAMSLFATEEAREICRILEAVAEPSSETRVRAALATTILGMSGNDIARLLEDERGWEERLEAFREYHDFWQGRGFMTMFRTLLAREGVRERLLPFVDGERRLTNVLHCGEVIHGAAMEGSLGVAPLCAWFGERVNSPPPDEEYQIRLESDEKAVRIVTVHVSKGLEYPIVFCPFTWGGVRDDDDTAVCHDGYRMVADFGSDDYKSRRLKARNEALAENVRLLYVALTRARHRCYLVWGKFRYAETSALAYLLHHPADSRECDIKAVLGEVMKGISDEALLKRLDGLKEEGGGAIAVTVDPAPEAASFRSGPEGAATPVCPPFGRKIESDWRVASFTSFAARHRPEEELPDRDQPATVVADSETAVFEVLPAEGTIFAFPKGSQAGIVLHAVFENLDFAAATDAKVVSVVAQELARHGFGEEWRGAVCAMVRNVLDAPLDKGDSAFRLADLAPHSWRAEMEFFFPLRFVGSEQVAAVLRRWGALPDGATLAEVAARLDFSPVQGMVRGFMDMVFEHRGKYYLIDWKSNHLGNRVDDYGRENLGREMERKLYPLQYLLYTVALNLHLKQRVPGYRYETHFGGALYVFLRGVEPGRPGCGIYHDIPPKGLIDELTSCLVALKEHNDGA; the protein is encoded by the coding sequence ATGGAAACCTATAACAACCTCACCATCGACCTATCGGGCCGCAACCTCATAGAGGCCAGCGCCGGCACCGGCAAGACCTACGCCATTGCCTGCCTCTACCTGCGACTTGTGGTGGAACGGGGGCTCAAGCCCGAGGAGATCCTCGTGGTCACCTTCACGGAGGCGGCCACCAAGGAGCTTCGCTCCCGGATCCGGGAGCGGCTGCGGGAGGCCCGCGATGTCTTCGCCGGGGCCGGAACGACTGACGACTTCCTCCTGAAGATGGGCGACACCAACCGGAAAGAATGGCCGGGGACCGAGGAAGCCCTCCGGCGCCTCGACCTGGCCCTGCGGACCTTCGACTGCGCCGCCATCTCCACCATCCACGGCTTCTGCTCCCGGGCCCTGCAGGAAAACGCCTTCGAGAGCGGCTCCCTCTACGACACGGAGCTTCTGGCCGATCAGAACCCCCTCATTCAGGAGATCGTTGACGACTTCTGGCGCCAAAGCTTCTTCGGGGCCGAGGCGCCGCTCCTTCCCCACGCCCTGCGGCTCAAGTGGTCCCCCGAAGGGCTTGCCCGCTTCCTCCGGGGGAAGCTCGGCAACCCTGAACTGCTGGTGGTTCCCCTCTACGGCGACGACGAGGTGGCGGCCCTTGTCAGTGAGTGCGAGGCCCTCTACGGCGAACTGACCCGTATGTGGGAGTCGAGGCGGGGTGAGATCGAGGAGATAATCGCCACCCACAAGGGGCTGCGCCGAGCCCAGAAAAACTATCACCCTGACCTGGTTCCCGGCCTTCTGGAGGGGATGGCGGATTACACTGCCTCGGGTAATCCGTGGGATCTCTGCCCGGGGTTCGAGAAGTTCACCACCGCCTATATCCAGGGCCAGGCCCTGCAAAAGAACGAGCCGCCGGAGCACCCTTTCTTCGACCTCTGTGACCGGCTGTTCCGCATCGTGGAGAAGCGATTCCTGGCCCTCAAGGGGAGCCTCTTTACCTTTGCCAGGGAGCGTCTCTCCCTCCTCAAGGCTGAGCGGGCCGTCCGCTCCTACGACGATCTCCTGACGGACCTCTACCGGGCGCTCCAGGGGCCCACCGGGGCTGATCTGGCCGATCGGCTCGCAAGCCGCTACCGGGCGGCCCTCATCGACGAGTTCCAGGACACCGATCCGGTCCAGTACCGGATCTTCAGGGAGATCTACCTGGATGCGGCCACACCCCTCTTTCTCATCGGTGATCCCAAGCAGGCCATCTACAGCTTCCGGGGGGCCGATATCTTCGCCTACCTGGAGGCCCGGAACGATGTCCCCGCGGAGAACCGCTTCACCATGGGGGAGAACTGGCGCTCCACCCCATCCATGGTGGAGGGGATCAATGCCCTGTTTCGGCAGAAGCGTGAAACCCCCTTTGTGGTGGAAGCCATCGGCTACCCGGAGGTGACGGCGGCTAAACGGGAAGAGCCCCTCCTTCTCGACGGCCGCGACCCGGCCCCCCTCCAGCTCTGGTTCATGGCACGGACTCCGGAGGACGGCGCGGGCATATCCATGGGGCCGGCCAGGGAACGAATAGTGATGGCTGTGGGGGCCGAGATTGCCGGGCTGCTCGCCGACGGCCGGGAGGGGCGAGCCACCATCGACGGCAGGGGGGTGGTGCCCGAGGACATTGCCGTCATCGTCCGGAGCCACAAGGAGGCTGCCCTTGTCCAGGAAGGGCTGCGGGGGCTCGGTATCCCGTCGGTGGTCCAGAGTGCCATGAGCCTCTTTGCTACGGAAGAGGCCCGGGAAATCTGCCGGATATTGGAAGCTGTCGCCGAACCATCCAGCGAAACCAGGGTGCGGGCCGCCCTTGCCACGACCATCCTTGGCATGTCTGGCAACGATATCGCCCGCCTCCTGGAGGACGAGCGGGGCTGGGAGGAGCGACTCGAAGCGTTTCGGGAGTACCACGATTTCTGGCAGGGACGCGGCTTCATGACCATGTTCCGGACCCTCCTGGCCCGGGAGGGGGTGCGGGAGCGGCTTCTCCCATTTGTGGACGGGGAGCGGCGGCTTACCAACGTCCTCCATTGCGGTGAAGTTATCCATGGAGCCGCCATGGAGGGGAGTCTCGGTGTGGCCCCCCTATGCGCCTGGTTCGGCGAGCGGGTAAATTCGCCCCCTCCCGACGAGGAGTACCAGATCAGGCTCGAATCGGACGAAAAGGCGGTACGGATCGTTACCGTCCACGTGAGCAAGGGGCTCGAATACCCCATCGTCTTCTGCCCCTTCACCTGGGGGGGCGTCCGGGATGACGACGATACGGCCGTCTGCCACGACGGCTACCGGATGGTGGCCGATTTCGGTTCTGACGACTATAAATCCCGACGCCTGAAGGCGCGCAACGAGGCCCTGGCCGAAAACGTCCGGCTTCTCTACGTGGCCCTCACCCGGGCCAGGCACCGCTGCTATCTGGTCTGGGGCAAGTTCCGCTACGCCGAGACCTCGGCCCTGGCCTATCTCCTCCACCATCCCGCCGACAGCCGCGAATGCGACATTAAGGCGGTACTTGGCGAGGTGATGAAGGGTATCTCCGATGAGGCGCTCCTGAAACGCCTTGATGGCCTGAAAGAGGAGGGGGGAGGGGCCATTGCCGTTACCGTTGATCCTGCGCCCGAAGCCGCAAGTTTTCGGTCAGGGCCGGAGGGAGCGGCAACTCCAGTTTGTCCCCCCTTCGGCAGAAAGATCGAGAGCGACTGGAGGGTTGCGAGCTTCACCTCCTTTGCGGCACGGCACCGCCCCGAGGAGGAACTTCCCGACCGGGACCAGCCTGCCACCGTCGTTGCCGATTCCGAAACGGCAGTTTTTGAGGTTTTGCCGGCAGAGGGGACTATTTTTGCCTTCCCCAAGGGATCCCAGGCGGGGATTGTCCTCCATGCCGTTTTCGAGAACCTTGATTTTGCCGCTGCCACCGACGCAAAGGTGGTAAGCGTCGTGGCCCAGGAACTGGCGCGCCACGGTTTCGGCGAAGAGTGGCGCGGGGCGGTTTGTGCCATGGTTCGCAACGTCCTGGATGCCCCCTTGGACAAAGGGGATAGTGCTTTCCGGTTGGCCGACCTGGCGCCGCACAGTTGGCGCGCTGAGATGGAATTCTTCTTCCCCCTCCGGTTCGTGGGATCAGAACAGGTGGCTGCGGTGCTGCGCAGGTGGGGTGCACTTCCCGACGGTGCCACCCTTGCGGAAGTGGCCGCCCGGCTTGATTTCTCTCCAGTGCAGGGGATGGTGCGCGGCTTCATGGATATGGTCTTTGAGCACCGGGGAAAATATTACCTGATCGACTGGAAATCGAACCATCTTGGCAACCGTGTTGACGATTATGGCCGTGAGAACCTGGGCCGGGAGATGGAGCGCAAGCTCTATCCTCTCCAGTACCTCCTCTACACGGTGGCCCTCAACCTTCACCTGAAGCAGCGGGTTCCCGGATACCGGTATGAGACCCACTTCGGCGGTGCCCTGTATGTCTTTCTCAGGGGGGTGGAGCCCGGGCGTCCCGGCTGCGGCATCTACCACGATATCCCCCCGAAGGGGCTGATAGACGAGCTTACCTCGTGCCTGGTGGCACTGAAGGAGCACAATGATGGCGCCTGA
- the recD gene encoding exodeoxyribonuclease V subunit alpha, translating into MAPETSDYRDIDFRFADFICRLAGNGSDELRRAALRVSNAVGQGHICVDLAAEAEGEEESGCYTELLRSSGVVGSPGEFATLILDDTRLYLYRYWKYERELAEKIRDNAGRTYPVDCRLLGEGVVRLFGPPTDGGETDWQRIAAAAALRSGFTVISGGPGTGKTSTVVKIIALLLEQSGDDGLGIALTAPTGKAAARLKDAIRGAREGLAGLTPVQDRIPDDVTTIHRLLGVIPGANRFRYNRGNPLPHDVVVVDEASMVALPLMARLVEAMAPKARLILLGDRDQLASVEAGAVLGDICDTGDTPMYSTEFRRYVEEATGERLEMGSGDEPLSPLADSLVILRKNYRFGADSGIGALSRAINDGDGDSALALLREEGTSGVAWRETPSVEALEQALAPEVISGYGDYLSHDDPATVLADFDRFRVLCVVREGRYGVAGLNSAIERILAGRGIISPNRRWYRGRPVMVTVNDYALRLFNGDVGITLPDPENPDTLAVFFPSATEGVRKVSPLRLPPHETVFAMTVHKSQGSEFDRILMVIPPVENPVLTRELLYTGITRARAAAGLWCGEAVFNAAVARRVERRSGLRNALTK; encoded by the coding sequence ATGGCGCCTGAAACCAGCGACTACCGCGACATAGATTTCCGTTTCGCCGATTTTATCTGCCGCCTTGCCGGGAACGGGAGCGATGAGTTGCGGCGGGCGGCCCTCCGGGTGAGCAATGCAGTTGGCCAGGGACACATCTGTGTCGACCTCGCCGCTGAAGCGGAAGGGGAAGAGGAGAGCGGCTGCTATACCGAACTCCTGCGCTCATCCGGTGTTGTGGGAAGTCCCGGTGAATTTGCCACGCTGATCCTTGACGATACCCGGCTCTACCTCTACCGATACTGGAAGTATGAGAGGGAACTTGCTGAAAAAATAAGAGATAACGCTGGGCGGACCTATCCGGTGGATTGCCGTTTGCTGGGAGAGGGGGTGGTACGGCTCTTCGGCCCTCCCACCGATGGGGGGGAGACCGACTGGCAGCGGATAGCGGCGGCAGCCGCACTGCGCAGCGGCTTCACGGTCATTTCCGGCGGGCCGGGAACCGGAAAGACCTCCACCGTCGTCAAGATCATCGCCCTGCTCCTGGAGCAATCCGGCGACGACGGGCTGGGCATCGCCCTCACGGCGCCCACGGGAAAGGCTGCCGCGCGGCTCAAGGATGCGATCCGCGGGGCCAGGGAAGGGCTTGCCGGCTTGACCCCGGTGCAGGACCGGATTCCTGATGATGTGACGACCATCCACCGGCTCCTGGGGGTGATTCCGGGGGCAAACCGTTTCCGGTACAACCGGGGGAACCCGCTACCCCACGACGTGGTGGTGGTCGATGAGGCCTCAATGGTGGCACTCCCCCTCATGGCCCGCCTTGTGGAGGCAATGGCGCCCAAGGCCCGCCTCATCCTCCTGGGGGACCGGGATCAGCTCGCCTCGGTGGAAGCCGGCGCCGTCCTGGGCGACATCTGCGACACTGGCGATACACCTATGTATTCGACGGAGTTCCGTCGCTATGTTGAAGAGGCCACGGGGGAGCGTCTGGAAATGGGCTCAGGTGATGAACCACTTTCACCCCTTGCCGATTCCCTAGTTATCCTCCGCAAAAACTATCGTTTTGGTGCCGACAGCGGCATCGGCGCCCTCAGTCGCGCCATCAACGACGGGGACGGGGACAGTGCTCTGGCGCTCCTTCGCGAAGAGGGCACCTCCGGCGTTGCCTGGCGCGAAACCCCGTCCGTCGAAGCACTGGAGCAGGCCCTTGCCCCCGAGGTCATTTCGGGATACGGCGATTACCTCTCCCATGACGATCCCGCAACGGTCCTGGCCGACTTCGACCGGTTCCGGGTGCTTTGCGTCGTGCGGGAAGGTCGGTATGGCGTTGCCGGCCTCAATAGTGCAATCGAGCGGATACTTGCCGGCAGGGGGATCATCTCTCCGAACCGGCGCTGGTACCGGGGGCGGCCGGTCATGGTGACCGTCAACGATTACGCTTTGCGACTCTTCAACGGCGACGTCGGGATCACACTTCCCGACCCGGAGAATCCCGATACCCTCGCTGTTTTCTTTCCATCCGCAACCGAAGGTGTCCGGAAGGTGTCGCCTCTGCGCTTGCCGCCCCACGAAACGGTCTTTGCCATGACGGTCCACAAGAGCCAGGGGAGCGAGTTCGACAGGATACTCATGGTGATCCCCCCCGTCGAAAACCCGGTGCTGACCCGGGAACTGCTTTACACCGGCATCACCCGCGCCCGCGCGGCGGCTGGACTCTGGTGCGGAGAAGCGGTGTTCAATGCCGCCGTGGCCCGCCGGGTCGAGCGCAGGTCGGGTTTGCGGAATGCTCTGACCAAGTAA